From Girardinichthys multiradiatus isolate DD_20200921_A chromosome 3, DD_fGirMul_XY1, whole genome shotgun sequence, the proteins below share one genomic window:
- the LOC124866156 gene encoding protein NLRC3-like, protein MDSVFKILEGNVITFVENEQRRFHKLLDPEHVHSSDDDEEVVNWEDEEQKRFIKEAVLNITLQFLRRMKQEELAFALHNKSVAAKCQCKLKSNLMTRLAYVFEGIAKEGHPTLLNKIYTELYITEGDPTEVNSNHEVKLIEKAFRKPVKPILTIRCEDIFKPLTGRDKPITTVMTEGVAGIGKTVLTQTFALDWAEGKVNQDIQFTFPFSFRGLNMLKGKKFSLVELIHLFFPEIKEAGIHSFEEFRVLFIFDGLDECRLPLNLKTKEVLMDDSEPTSLDVLLTNLIKGKLLPLARIWITTRPAAAHQIPAEFVDLVTEVRGFNDPQKEEYFRKRFTEEEESRRVISHIKMSRSIFIMCHIPVFCWVTATVLENAFKTKEKRDLPKSLT, encoded by the exons attcTTGAAGGGAATGTCATTACTTTTGTTGAGAATGAGCAGAGGAGGTTTCATAAGCTTTTAGACCCAGAACACGTTCATAGCTcagatgatgatgaggaggtGGTGAACTGGGAAGATGAAGAGCAGAAGAGATTTATCAAAGAAGCAGTTCTCAACATCACCCTGCAATTTTTAAGGAGAATGAAACAAGAAGAGTTGGCCTTTGCTCTACATAACA AGAGCGTTGCGGCCAAATGCCAATGCAAACTCAAATCTAATCTGATGACAAGGCTGGCATATGTGTTTGAAGGAATTGCCAAAGAAGGTCATCCAACCCTTCTTAATAAGATCTACACTGAGCTCTACATAACTGAAGGAGACCCCACAGAGGTCAACAGTAACCATGAAGTGAAATTGATTGAAAAAGCCttcagaaaacctgttaaaccaATATTAACAATCAGATGTGAAGACATCTTTAAACCCCTCACTGGAAGAGATAAACCAATCACAACAGTGATGACAGAGGGAGTGGCTGGCATCGGGAAAACAGTCTTAACACAGACGTTTGCACTGGACTGGGCTGAAGGAAAAGTTAACCAGGACATCCAGTTcacatttccattttcttttagaGGACTTAACATGttaaagggaaaaaagtttAGTTTGGTCGAACTTATTCATCTCTTCTTTCCTGAAATCAAAGAAGCAGGAATCCACAGCTTCGAAGAGTTCAGAGTTTTGTTCATCTTTGATGGTCTAGATGAGTGTCGACTTCCTCTGAACCTGAAGAccaaggaggtcctgatggatGATTCAGAGCCCACTTCCTTAGATGTCCTGCTGACAAACCTTATCAAAGGGAAGTTACTTCCCTTAGCTCGCATCTGGATCACAACTAGACCTGCAGCTGCCCATCAGATCCCTGCTGAGTTTGTTGACCTGGTGACAGAAGTCAGAGGATTCAATGACCCTCAGAAGGAGGAGTACTTCAGAAAGAGATTCACAGAAGAAGAGGAAAGCAGAAGGGTAATTTCTCACATTAAAATGTCAAGAAGCATCTTCATAATGTGTCACATCCCTGTGTTCTGCTGGGTCACTGCTACTGTTTTAGAGAATGCATTTAAAACCAAGGAGAAAAGAGACTTGCCCAAGTCCCTGACCTAG